A portion of the Bifidobacterium lemurum genome contains these proteins:
- a CDS encoding ABC transporter ATP-binding protein codes for MIDVQGVGKQYGNGTYAVKDVNLHIDSGEFLAIVGPSGCGKSTLLRMIAGFESITEGQILVETRPVSGPGPDRGVVFQDYGLFPWLTVEENIAYGPKEAGYPRSQVKELVDKYIDLVGLKLFAKKFPHELSGGMQQRVAIARVLANTPSVMLMDEPFGALDALTREQLQNQLSYIQKDLGITVVFVTHSIEEAVYLADRVVVMGDGAASGVAGNIKKIETISLDGPRDTTSVEFNRYRRDISELIHGKRRRERRANEWRKHSRTANPTRSRRSGRSI; via the coding sequence ATGATCGATGTTCAGGGCGTCGGCAAGCAGTATGGCAATGGAACGTATGCCGTCAAAGACGTCAATCTCCACATCGACTCAGGTGAGTTCCTTGCCATCGTAGGGCCTTCTGGATGCGGCAAAAGCACTCTACTGCGTATGATCGCCGGATTCGAAAGCATCACCGAAGGCCAGATTCTGGTCGAGACGCGGCCGGTCAGCGGGCCGGGTCCCGACCGTGGCGTGGTGTTCCAGGACTACGGTCTGTTCCCCTGGCTCACCGTGGAGGAGAACATCGCGTACGGCCCCAAGGAGGCGGGCTACCCGCGCAGCCAAGTGAAGGAGCTGGTGGATAAGTACATCGATTTGGTGGGATTGAAACTCTTCGCCAAGAAGTTCCCCCACGAGCTTTCCGGCGGCATGCAGCAGCGCGTGGCCATAGCGCGCGTGCTGGCCAACACGCCTTCGGTGATGCTGATGGACGAGCCGTTTGGCGCGCTGGATGCGTTGACCCGCGAACAGCTGCAGAACCAGCTTTCCTATATCCAGAAGGACCTCGGCATCACCGTGGTGTTCGTCACCCACAGCATCGAGGAGGCTGTGTATCTGGCAGATCGTGTGGTGGTGATGGGAGATGGCGCGGCCAGCGGCGTGGCGGGCAATATCAAGAAGATTGAAACGATTTCGCTTGATGGGCCGCGTGACACCACCTCCGTGGAGTTCAATCGCTACCGCAGGGACATCTCCGAATTGATTCACGGTAAACGGCGAAGGGAGCGGCGAGCGAATGAGTGGAGAAAGCACAGCCGGACCGCGAATCCCACGAGATCTCGTCGTAGCGGTCGAAGCATATGA
- a CDS encoding ABC transporter permease, translating to MKYGWTLPFDIRLARVPSPSSVVKRIADLAVGGYLNDPYSATLWKHMYASLVRVFSGFGLAAVIGVPLGVLMGRSKVASSMLEPTLNLIRPIPVTAWVPLTLIMIGIGDRSTIFLVFLAALFPIILNTVTAVEQVPERLLEASAMLGTSRAKALWKVVFPAALPGIIGGLRVAIGLAWALLVVGEMTGITVGLGAMITEAKEVSKTDLIVAGMFIIGILGFLSDRLIVWIVKIVAHRRPVLPASK from the coding sequence GTGAAGTACGGTTGGACGCTTCCTTTTGACATCCGCTTGGCGCGGGTGCCCTCGCCCTCGTCGGTTGTCAAGCGCATCGCCGATCTCGCGGTCGGCGGTTATCTCAACGATCCGTATTCCGCCACGTTGTGGAAGCATATGTACGCTTCGTTGGTCCGCGTGTTCAGTGGCTTCGGTCTTGCCGCCGTCATCGGCGTGCCGTTGGGTGTGCTGATGGGTCGGTCGAAAGTCGCCTCGTCGATGCTGGAACCGACGTTGAATCTGATCCGTCCAATCCCCGTCACGGCCTGGGTGCCGCTGACCCTTATCATGATCGGCATCGGCGACCGCTCCACCATCTTCTTGGTGTTCCTCGCGGCGCTGTTCCCCATCATCCTCAACACGGTCACCGCAGTGGAACAGGTGCCGGAGCGTCTGCTGGAGGCCTCCGCCATGTTGGGCACATCCAGAGCCAAGGCGTTGTGGAAGGTCGTGTTCCCGGCCGCGTTACCTGGCATCATTGGCGGACTGCGCGTGGCGATCGGCCTAGCATGGGCGCTGCTCGTCGTCGGCGAGATGACCGGCATCACCGTCGGCCTTGGCGCCATGATCACCGAGGCCAAGGAAGTCTCCAAAACCGACCTGATCGTGGCTGGCATGTTCATCATCGGCATTCTCGGTTTTCTGAGCGATCGGCTCATCGTATGGATCGTCAAAATCGTGGCGCATCGTCGTCCGGTGCTTCCGGCCAGTAAGTGA
- a CDS encoding ABC transporter substrate-binding protein, with amino-acid sequence MNRNMVRKTVAVAATVMLAVAGTMTLAGCSTGEPDHSSAADNPDSTTIRVATQRQPHLFAAYEWSKYVPEGYSVEVVPMANSNDEKDALLSGDVDFALMGVPTVISQASQDGGIKVIAGGADGGSGLMVSSSITTVDQLKGKKIGYVPNSSQEMALRLLLKSAGLNPDSDVQMINIGYSEMSEALARGDIDAFAGAEMGVSLAKLAGANEIDSIYNTQIGKVNIALAASDKVISGNPDLVKIAIAAHKKSTEALSADKAAWKDGVMKQFTFDSDALDKALDNMWLHWDLNDEYQKQCEELAKQMVDIGSIQTAPESSAYLDDQFVK; translated from the coding sequence ATGAACAGGAATATGGTGAGAAAAACAGTAGCCGTGGCCGCCACGGTTATGCTCGCGGTCGCAGGCACGATGACGCTTGCGGGTTGCAGCACGGGTGAGCCGGATCATAGCTCCGCCGCGGATAATCCCGATTCCACAACGATTCGTGTGGCCACGCAGCGTCAGCCGCATCTGTTCGCCGCCTATGAATGGTCCAAGTACGTGCCCGAGGGCTATTCGGTCGAAGTGGTGCCGATGGCCAACTCCAACGATGAGAAGGACGCATTGCTTTCCGGTGATGTAGACTTCGCTCTGATGGGCGTGCCGACGGTTATCTCTCAGGCCTCTCAAGATGGCGGCATCAAGGTCATCGCCGGCGGCGCGGATGGAGGATCCGGCCTGATGGTCTCCTCGTCCATCACCACGGTGGACCAGCTGAAAGGCAAGAAGATCGGTTATGTGCCGAACTCCTCGCAGGAGATGGCGCTTCGATTGCTGCTGAAGTCCGCTGGGCTGAATCCGGATTCCGACGTGCAGATGATCAACATCGGCTATTCGGAGATGTCCGAAGCGCTCGCGCGAGGGGATATCGATGCCTTCGCCGGTGCCGAAATGGGCGTCTCCCTCGCGAAACTCGCGGGAGCCAACGAAATCGACTCGATCTACAACACTCAGATCGGCAAGGTGAACATCGCGCTGGCGGCCAGCGACAAGGTCATCAGCGGCAATCCCGATCTGGTCAAAATCGCGATCGCCGCGCATAAGAAGTCCACCGAGGCGCTGTCCGCGGATAAGGCCGCTTGGAAGGACGGCGTGATGAAGCAATTCACCTTCGACTCCGATGCGCTCGACAAGGCCCTCGACAATATGTGGCTCCACTGGGACCTGAATGACGAATACCAGAAGCAGTGCGAGGAGCTGGCCAAGCAGATGGTCGACATCGGTTCGATCCAAACCGCGCCGGAGTCGTCGGCGTATCTTGACGATCAATTCGTCAAGTAA
- a CDS encoding acetamidase/formamidase family protein — MTKKVVVIMGCVTDTVEMQEQMVHVPASVENTLWGVLPIGKDQPIASVASGQTVVIDTISHEGIMPDQGADPVRYFGAKGIRRDEILDDTIAVPEYKTHREGDGSHIITGPIAVRGAKPGDVLMVSVDCLERRTHYGVISTRHGRGVMVGSQWEGDYGALCKVVESDGTEYGQMVPDGVDFHDDAALAASGYPRFALHPFLGIMGVAPDLPERPCSIPPYRFGGNIDVNDMTEGSVLFLPVQVDDAKFYVGDPHFAQGDGEVALTALEAPLRATLTLTVIPRRIANELFGECSVPFAYARGKLLVLGLDKDLDEALRHSVRRAIEMLASMFHLPERVIYLYLSAAADFDVSQAVDLVSGVHARIPLDDFVARLPGGAGGFLNRIARAMRSANG; from the coding sequence ATGACCAAAAAGGTGGTTGTGATCATGGGCTGCGTAACGGATACGGTCGAGATGCAGGAACAGATGGTTCACGTTCCCGCATCCGTGGAGAACACGTTATGGGGCGTGCTGCCAATCGGCAAGGACCAACCCATCGCTTCGGTGGCATCGGGGCAGACCGTGGTGATCGACACCATCAGCCATGAAGGCATCATGCCGGATCAGGGGGCGGACCCGGTGCGGTATTTCGGTGCGAAAGGCATCCGACGCGATGAGATACTCGACGACACGATCGCCGTTCCGGAATACAAAACCCACCGCGAAGGGGACGGTTCACATATCATCACGGGCCCCATCGCTGTCCGTGGTGCCAAACCGGGGGATGTGCTTATGGTATCCGTCGACTGTCTCGAACGTCGTACACACTACGGCGTCATCTCCACGCGCCACGGCCGCGGCGTCATGGTCGGCTCCCAGTGGGAGGGCGATTACGGTGCCCTCTGCAAAGTCGTGGAATCGGACGGAACCGAATACGGACAGATGGTGCCCGACGGTGTGGATTTCCACGACGATGCGGCGCTTGCCGCAAGCGGCTACCCGCGTTTCGCACTGCATCCTTTCTTGGGCATTATGGGCGTCGCCCCCGACCTGCCCGAGCGTCCATGCTCCATTCCGCCGTATCGTTTCGGCGGCAATATCGATGTCAACGACATGACTGAGGGCAGCGTGCTGTTCCTGCCCGTACAGGTGGACGACGCCAAATTCTACGTCGGCGACCCGCATTTCGCGCAAGGGGATGGCGAGGTGGCGCTGACCGCACTCGAAGCGCCGCTGCGCGCCACGCTCACACTCACCGTGATCCCCCGGCGGATTGCCAACGAACTCTTCGGCGAATGCTCGGTCCCCTTCGCCTATGCGCGGGGCAAACTGCTGGTGCTCGGCTTGGATAAGGACCTCGACGAGGCGCTGCGGCACAGCGTGCGCCGTGCAATCGAGATGCTCGCCTCGATGTTCCACCTGCCGGAGCGAGTCATTTACCTTTATCTTTCCGCGGCCGCTGATTTCGATGTCTCGCAGGCTGTGGATTTGGTCAGCGGCGTGCATGCTCGCATTCCGCTGGATGATTTCGTCGCGAGGCTACCCGGCGGCGCCGGTGGCTTTCTCAATCGCATCGCCCGCGCGATGCGATCCGCGAACGGCTGA
- a CDS encoding FadR/GntR family transcriptional regulator: MSESSGNTFIPPIDLTSRSISAQFASHLEQAIMNGVVKPGSRLPSERQLAADFNISRTSVREALSELESKHLIERVQGRGSTVLDPMSNTRRLASMLESVDTELNNAFELRESVEPQIAALAAKRARPTHLAALREIIQQEENERLSQKESMRLDIRFHLLLAHATGNPLLLTVLQFTFKCTEHVRERSHHTPTGRRISHMGHQLIFEAITLHDSDNAEHTMKRHLADVRDVSALSR; encoded by the coding sequence ATGTCTGAATCCTCCGGTAACACGTTCATCCCTCCAATCGACCTGACCAGCCGCAGCATCAGCGCCCAATTCGCCAGTCATCTGGAGCAGGCCATTATGAACGGCGTGGTGAAGCCCGGTTCGAGGCTGCCTTCGGAGCGACAGTTGGCCGCCGATTTCAACATTTCGCGCACGTCGGTGCGTGAGGCCCTTTCCGAATTGGAATCCAAGCATCTGATCGAACGTGTGCAAGGGCGGGGCAGCACCGTGCTCGATCCGATGTCGAACACACGGCGTCTCGCCTCCATGCTCGAATCCGTGGATACGGAATTGAACAACGCCTTCGAGCTTCGCGAATCCGTCGAACCGCAAATCGCCGCTCTGGCGGCGAAACGCGCGCGTCCCACCCATCTTGCGGCCTTGCGGGAGATCATCCAGCAGGAGGAGAACGAACGGTTAAGCCAGAAGGAATCCATGCGCCTCGATATACGCTTCCATCTCCTTCTGGCGCACGCCACCGGCAATCCGCTGTTGCTGACCGTGCTGCAATTCACTTTCAAATGCACGGAGCACGTACGCGAACGGTCGCATCATACGCCCACCGGACGGCGCATCTCGCATATGGGGCATCAGCTCATCTTCGAAGCCATCACCTTGCATGACAGCGATAATGCCGAACACACCATGAAACGGCATCTGGCAGACGTGCGCGATGTCAGCGCCTTGTCACGTTGA
- the nusG gene encoding transcription termination/antitermination protein NusG has protein sequence MSDEVNLENLDLPPVVEEESVEVPDVNFEAIDAEAPVDESAEAETVEGAVEFAEIESESDEDEDAAPVVDEETGEIADDDEPVDAGQKAIDDFSKSLRALEGKWYVLHTYSGYEKRVKANIESRVASFGMEDQIFQIEVPMEEVEKHTDKGKKVITRVRVPGYVLIRMWPDENARRIVRETEGVTGFVGPSKDPAPLSRKEVVAMMAPMIASEALKAAGDKPAAAKKRAVEVSYAVGDQVTVTDGPFATMAAVISDVEPTTQKLTVLVSIFGRDTPVELGFNQVEKLA, from the coding sequence ATGAGTGATGAAGTGAATCTTGAGAATCTGGATCTCCCCCCGGTTGTCGAGGAGGAGTCCGTCGAGGTTCCCGACGTGAATTTTGAGGCTATTGACGCCGAAGCTCCCGTTGATGAGTCCGCTGAAGCCGAGACGGTTGAGGGGGCCGTCGAGTTCGCGGAAATCGAATCTGAATCCGATGAGGATGAGGACGCCGCTCCCGTCGTCGACGAGGAGACCGGCGAGATCGCCGATGACGACGAACCCGTCGACGCCGGCCAGAAGGCCATCGACGATTTCTCCAAGAGCCTGCGGGCCTTGGAAGGCAAGTGGTATGTGCTGCACACCTATTCCGGCTATGAGAAGCGCGTGAAGGCCAACATCGAGTCCCGCGTCGCCTCCTTCGGCATGGAGGACCAGATCTTCCAGATCGAGGTGCCGATGGAAGAGGTCGAGAAGCACACCGACAAGGGCAAGAAGGTCATCACCCGCGTTCGCGTGCCGGGCTATGTGCTCATCCGCATGTGGCCGGACGAGAACGCCCGCCGCATCGTGCGCGAAACCGAAGGCGTGACCGGCTTCGTCGGCCCGTCCAAGGATCCGGCGCCGCTCAGCCGCAAGGAAGTCGTGGCCATGATGGCGCCGATGATCGCCTCCGAGGCGCTCAAGGCCGCCGGTGACAAGCCCGCCGCCGCCAAGAAGCGCGCGGTCGAGGTCTCCTACGCCGTGGGCGACCAGGTCACCGTCACCGATGGTCCTTTCGCCACGATGGCCGCCGTCATCTCCGATGTGGAGCCGACCACCCAGAAGCTCACCGTGCTCGTGTCCATCTTCGGCCGCGATACGCCGGTGGAGCTGGGCTTCAACCAGGTCGAAAAACTCGCCTGA
- the secE gene encoding preprotein translocase subunit SecE — MAKKSSTKAVKPNVFMRVGMFIKQIIDELRKVVTPTAKELFFWSLAVFIFVLLLMALVTGMDFGLGKLVLWVFG, encoded by the coding sequence ATGGCTAAGAAGAGCAGCACCAAAGCAGTCAAGCCGAATGTCTTCATGCGCGTCGGCATGTTCATCAAGCAGATCATCGACGAGCTCCGCAAGGTCGTGACCCCGACCGCCAAGGAGCTGTTCTTCTGGTCGCTGGCCGTGTTTATTTTCGTGCTGCTGCTGATGGCCCTCGTCACGGGCATGGACTTCGGTCTGGGCAAGCTCGTGCTGTGGGTGTTCGGCTGA
- a CDS encoding pyridoxal phosphate-dependent aminotransferase → MAQWQTLSDRINQVAPSATLAVDSKAKAMKAAGIDVVGFGAGEPNFPTPDYVVDAAAEAVRDPKNYRYTPTPGLPELREAIAAKTLRDSGYEVDPAQVVVTNGGKQAVYSIFQVLLNEGDEVIIPAPYWTSYPEAVKLAGGVPVEVFVGAERGFEPDMDALEAARTERTKAIIVTSPNNPTGAVWSPETIKRIGEWAVEHHIWIISDEIYEHLNYDDAHTTYIGAAVPECRDQLVVLNGVAKTYAMPGWRVGWMVAPLEVAKAANKLQGHMTSNVANVSQRAALAAVAGTLDAVYAMREAFDVRRKAIVAALNDIPGVVCPTPTGAFYAFADIHGLLGKPLGPNGTVSETSAEFAAALLDEAHVAAVPGEAFGAPGYLRFSYALADDQLAEGMRRFKAYVEA, encoded by the coding sequence ATGGCTCAGTGGCAGACCCTTTCCGACCGTATCAACCAAGTGGCTCCCAGCGCGACGCTGGCCGTCGATTCCAAAGCCAAGGCGATGAAGGCCGCCGGTATCGACGTCGTCGGATTCGGCGCGGGCGAGCCGAATTTCCCCACCCCCGACTACGTGGTGGACGCCGCGGCCGAGGCCGTGCGCGATCCGAAGAACTACCGCTACACGCCCACCCCCGGCCTGCCCGAGCTGCGTGAGGCGATCGCCGCCAAAACGCTGCGCGACTCCGGCTACGAGGTCGACCCCGCCCAGGTGGTGGTGACCAACGGCGGCAAGCAGGCCGTGTATTCCATCTTCCAAGTGCTGCTCAACGAGGGCGACGAGGTGATCATCCCCGCGCCGTACTGGACCAGCTATCCGGAGGCCGTGAAACTGGCCGGCGGCGTGCCCGTCGAAGTGTTCGTCGGCGCCGAACGCGGATTCGAGCCCGACATGGACGCGCTGGAGGCGGCGCGCACCGAACGCACCAAGGCGATCATCGTCACCTCGCCCAACAATCCGACCGGTGCCGTGTGGAGCCCCGAAACCATCAAACGCATCGGCGAATGGGCCGTCGAACACCACATCTGGATCATCTCCGACGAGATCTACGAGCACCTGAACTACGACGACGCGCACACCACGTACATCGGCGCGGCCGTGCCCGAATGCCGCGACCAGCTGGTGGTGCTCAACGGCGTGGCCAAAACCTACGCGATGCCCGGCTGGCGCGTCGGCTGGATGGTGGCCCCGCTCGAGGTGGCCAAAGCGGCCAACAAACTGCAGGGACATATGACCTCCAACGTGGCCAACGTGTCGCAGCGCGCCGCTCTGGCCGCCGTGGCCGGCACTCTGGACGCGGTGTATGCGATGCGCGAGGCCTTCGACGTGCGCCGCAAGGCCATCGTCGCCGCGCTCAACGACATCCCCGGCGTGGTCTGCCCGACGCCGACCGGCGCGTTCTACGCCTTCGCCGACATCCACGGCCTGCTCGGCAAGCCGCTCGGCCCCAACGGCACCGTGTCCGAAACTTCCGCCGAATTCGCCGCCGCCCTGCTCGATGAGGCCCATGTGGCCGCCGTGCCCGGCGAGGCCTTCGGCGCGCCCGGATATCTGCGCTTCTCCTACGCGCTCGCCGACGACCAGCTGGCCGAGGGCATGCGCCGTTTCAAGGCCTACGTCGAAGCGTAG
- a CDS encoding polysaccharide deacetylase family protein produces MAAKGSHRASNGRRATGGDHTTDKNRTTGGNRTTDGRRRSGEHRYAGAHRHSSDSRAYSHGGHVSRRSARAAVRQARTQRLAALAVVVACALAALTLVIAPFAAPTLMRGRDTTTGTGSPNPPTVTHATLERTAAPELSPGGIVIGVNGSPTTIMLKGEEYVEGGAHAIDPDDGVLTAAIQTSGTVDADTAGDYTVTYSVRNSKGNLATATRTVRVVDSMETQNGGIPVLMYHYVYDDATPPADLNNNYIAASALEQQLRYLTDNGFYYPSWHEVRAFIDGTHSLPKRSVVLTFDDGEPGFMSVGGALLARYQVPATSFIIANDGNAPQRMKDYATPYLEYQSHSYAMHQAGGNVGHGGRISAMTKQEIIDDLKQSAAVTGALDALAYPFGDTTPDAIEAVREAGVLCAFTTQYGWANIGDDPMVLDRVRIQGTGSLETFIGAIQ; encoded by the coding sequence ATGGCCGCGAAAGGTTCACATCGCGCATCAAACGGACGTCGCGCAACGGGCGGGGATCACACGACGGACAAGAATCGCACGACGGGCGGGAATCGCACAACGGACGGGCGTCGGCGTTCCGGAGAACACCGCTATGCGGGCGCGCACCGGCATTCGTCCGATTCGCGCGCCTACAGCCATGGCGGCCACGTCAGCCGCAGATCCGCACGGGCGGCCGTCAGACAGGCCCGCACCCAACGTCTGGCGGCGCTGGCCGTCGTCGTCGCGTGCGCGCTGGCGGCGCTGACTCTGGTAATCGCGCCTTTCGCCGCACCGACGCTGATGCGAGGCCGCGACACGACGACCGGAACCGGCTCGCCAAATCCGCCCACCGTCACGCATGCCACGCTGGAACGCACGGCAGCCCCGGAGCTCAGCCCCGGCGGCATCGTCATCGGAGTGAACGGCAGCCCCACCACCATCATGCTCAAAGGCGAGGAGTATGTGGAGGGCGGCGCGCATGCCATCGATCCGGACGACGGCGTGCTCACCGCCGCCATCCAAACCTCCGGCACGGTGGATGCCGACACGGCGGGCGACTACACCGTGACGTACTCGGTGCGCAATTCCAAGGGCAATCTGGCCACGGCGACCCGCACCGTGCGCGTGGTCGACTCGATGGAGACGCAAAACGGCGGAATCCCGGTGTTGATGTACCACTATGTGTACGACGACGCGACCCCGCCCGCGGACCTCAACAACAACTACATCGCCGCAAGCGCGCTGGAACAGCAGCTACGGTATCTGACCGACAACGGCTTCTACTATCCGTCCTGGCATGAGGTGCGCGCGTTCATCGACGGCACGCACAGTCTGCCGAAACGCAGCGTCGTGCTCACCTTCGACGACGGCGAGCCCGGATTCATGAGCGTGGGCGGCGCGCTGCTGGCGCGTTACCAAGTGCCGGCCACGTCGTTCATCATCGCGAACGACGGCAATGCGCCGCAGCGCATGAAGGATTACGCCACGCCGTATCTGGAATACCAGTCGCATTCCTACGCCATGCATCAGGCCGGCGGCAATGTGGGGCACGGCGGGCGGATCAGCGCGATGACCAAGCAGGAGATCATCGACGATCTCAAGCAGTCCGCGGCGGTCACGGGCGCGCTCGACGCGCTGGCATACCCCTTCGGAGACACCACGCCCGACGCGATCGAGGCCGTGCGCGAGGCCGGCGTGCTGTGCGCGTTCACCACGCAGTACGGTTGGGCGAACATCGGCGACGATCCGATGGTGCTCGACCGTGTGCGCATCCAAGGCACCGGGTCGTTGGAGACGTTCATCGGGGCGATTCAGTAG
- the proB gene encoding glutamate 5-kinase: protein MSTPSQADVRRAIAAAQTVVVKVGSSSLTGPSGHLDPERLDSLVTALAQVRLMGARVVLVSSGAIAAGFGLLGFDSRPADVATQQATAAVGQGLLMARYETSFARYGIRVGQILITAEDTIRATQYRNVQRTLERLLDLGVVPIVNENDSLASNEIRFGDNDRLSALIANLVRADALVLLTDVDALYTAPPSQPDSRRIAYVPNVIDALGDIRVSGAGSKVGTGGMVTKLEAARVAAVSGIPAVLTCAANAGPALMGDPVGTVFAPVKQRGSSRRLWIGFAAEPRGTIVVDSGAAQAVRGGRASLLAAGAVEVRGAFSAGDPVWVDDEAGAHLARGLAGYDSEEIPQMLGRNTAQLKRFLGDQYAHPLVHRDNLVVL, encoded by the coding sequence ATGTCCACACCATCGCAGGCCGACGTGCGCCGCGCCATCGCCGCCGCGCAGACCGTGGTCGTCAAGGTCGGATCCAGCTCGCTGACCGGCCCCAGCGGCCATTTGGATCCGGAGCGTCTGGACTCGCTGGTGACGGCTTTGGCGCAGGTGCGGCTGATGGGCGCGCGCGTCGTGCTCGTCTCGTCCGGCGCCATCGCCGCCGGTTTCGGCCTGCTCGGTTTCGACTCGCGCCCCGCCGACGTGGCCACGCAGCAGGCCACCGCGGCCGTGGGCCAAGGCCTGCTCATGGCACGTTATGAGACGTCGTTCGCGCGCTACGGCATTCGTGTGGGGCAAATCCTCATCACCGCGGAAGACACGATCCGCGCCACCCAATACCGCAATGTGCAGCGCACGCTGGAACGACTGCTCGACCTCGGTGTGGTGCCGATCGTCAACGAGAACGATTCGCTGGCGTCCAACGAGATCCGCTTCGGCGACAACGACCGGCTTTCCGCGCTCATCGCCAATCTGGTGCGCGCGGACGCGCTGGTGCTGCTCACCGACGTGGACGCGCTCTACACCGCTCCGCCCTCGCAGCCGGATTCGCGGCGCATCGCCTACGTGCCGAACGTGATCGACGCGCTGGGCGACATCCGGGTCTCCGGTGCCGGGTCGAAGGTCGGCACCGGCGGCATGGTCACCAAACTTGAGGCCGCGCGTGTGGCCGCCGTCTCCGGCATCCCCGCCGTGCTCACCTGCGCCGCCAATGCGGGACCGGCGTTGATGGGCGATCCCGTCGGCACCGTGTTCGCGCCGGTCAAGCAGCGGGGTTCGTCGAGGCGACTGTGGATCGGGTTCGCCGCTGAGCCGCGCGGCACGATCGTGGTGGATTCCGGCGCGGCCCAGGCCGTGCGTGGGGGACGGGCCTCGCTGCTCGCCGCCGGCGCGGTGGAGGTCAGGGGCGCGTTCTCCGCGGGCGATCCCGTGTGGGTCGACGACGAGGCCGGCGCGCATCTGGCGCGAGGGCTGGCCGGATACGATTCCGAGGAGATTCCGCAGATGCTGGGGCGCAACACCGCCCAGCTCAAGCGGTTCTTGGGCGACCAGTACGCGCATCCGCTGGTGCATCGCGACAATCTCGTCGTGTTGTGA